The genome window TGAGGACTCGGAACAGTATTTGTTTAGTGGCACGTGGTTTTGTCTATCCGTTTGcagaaaataaacatttgaaCAAACATGGTGTTGGAGGTTTCATGCATGATATGAGTTTACTAAAGATGTGTTTTAACATACAGATTATTATGATGGATGGCTTTTATAGAAACCTAGTGTGAATAAGATTGTTTCCTTACCCACTGTTTGTCATTTTAATTTAACATAAATCAGCAGTAAGGGAAAGACACTTTGAAAATGAACTGTATTAAAATGATTGAAAAGATGAGGCACACTGGTGAATACACACTTTACAATCAGGTAGATACAGTTAGGTACTGGAACCTTGAAGTCTCCTCACAAGTCACACAGTATATACCTTCAAATTCAAACTTTGGAAACATAAAGACCGTTAGACCCACAACATTGCGATTACAGAATTTCAtctttttttgtgggggggggggaatcaaacAGCAATGTATGTGTTAACGTTGTCAATAAATACACACCTTACTGTGCATTTGGTTGAAGGACTGAGGAATACAGAACTGTGATGCATTCTTGAAGCATAAAAAGAGATGGCCACATATACAGTCACAAGATATTTTCCTGGTGACCCAGTTAGTTTCTGCTGCTGTTTGCCTCTTACTGCTCTGACTGCAACACAGCTTCCTGGATATGCATACAAATGGAGAGAGCTGTACACAGTTCCAGTTATAACCTTTCAAACCCTGTAGGGACAGAAATGCTTAAAGAAAAATATAAAGTGAAAAATAGTCTGCCTTCAAAATGGCCGATAAGTCCACAGTCTTTGACTCACAACGCCAACATAACAACAAAAATCACATTCCTTTCTACAAAAAAGACGGTTCcatttatataaaatatgttttgtttttttttaaattttacaTTCAAGAAATAGCATTTTTTGCATTTATATTGAAAACAACTCAAATAATTTCACATTTGTCAACAGAATTCCTGTACAAATATATACTCTGTGCTCTATGAAAGTGTCCATGGCAGCCTGTCTTCTCTTCAGACCTCAGGTCGTACACGAAACAGCCCCACCTAGGACAGCCCCACCTAGGACAGCCCCACCTAGAACAGCCCCACCTAAACAGCCCCCCCTAAACAGCCCCACCTAGAACAGCCCCACCTAGGACAGCCCCACCTAGGACAGCCCCACCTAGGACAGCCCCACCTAAACAGCCCCACCTAGAACAGCCCCACCTAGAACAGCCCCACCTAGGACAGCCCCACCTAGGACAGCCCCACCTAGAACAGCCCCACCTAGGACAGCCCCACCTAGGACAGCCCCACCTAGGACAGCCCCACCTAGAACAGCCCCACCTAGAACAGCCCCAACTAGGACAGCCCCACCTAGAACAGCCCCACCTAGAACAGCCCCACCTAGAACAGCCCCACCTAGGACAGCCCCACGTAGAACAGCCCCACCTAGGACAGCCCCACCTAGGACAGCCCCACCTAAACAGCCCCACCTAGAACAGCCCCACCTAGAACAGCCCCACCTAGAACAGCCCCACCTAGAACAGCCCCACCTAGGACAGCCCCACCTAGGACAGCCCCACCTAGAACAGCCCCACCTAGAACAGCCCCACCTAGGACAGCCCCACCTAGAACAGCCCCACCTAGAACAGCCCCACCTAGGACAGCCCCACCTAGAACAGCCCCACCTAGAACAGCCCCACCTAGGACAGCCCCACCTAGGACAGCCCCACCTAGGACAGCCCCACCTAGGACAGCCCCACCTAGAACAGCCCCACCTAGAACAGCCCCACCTAGAACAGCCCCACCTAGAACAGCCCCACCTAGGACAGCCCCACCTAGGACAGCCCCACCTAGAACAGCCCCACCTAGAACAGCCCCACCTAGGACAGCCCCACCTAGAACAGCCCCACCTAGAACAGCCCCACCTAGGACAGCCCCACCTAGGACAGCCCCACCTAGAACAGCCCCACCTaggacattacatttagtcatttagcagacgctcttatccagagcgacttacagtcccCACCTAGAACAGCCCCAGGGAGGCCCCAGGGAGGCCCCAGGGAGGACACACGGTCTGGGGGGGGGATCACAGGCGTGTCTCCCTGTCAGGGTTGAAGTCCAACACCCGTAGAAACTGCTCACAATGTATCGAGttgctctcctccttcctcagcaactctgactctctgttcccattggcCAGggattttttctcctcttccttgaTATGTCTCTTGAGTAAAGAGAACCCCAGGATGCACAGGAAGAAGGACAATGTTCTCAGGCCCAGTGTCAGTCCCAGGTACAATATCCTACAACACAAACAAGTATCTTAAAGTCAAATACCATCCCAAGAGAGCAACGACTCCCAACTTCTAACAGTTTATTGTATTGACTCGGTACTGACCTGTATGCTGTCGTGTTGTATATCCTAcacgctcctcttcctccacatcgCTTGTATCCCCACTTCAGACAGGTGGTGTCAATGATGGCCCCAAAGTAGATTGGGGCTGGGATTCCAGCTGCAAGCACAGGAAAGGTGAGGGTGGGCCGATGTAGCATCACAATGACAACATGTCGAACACTCAATGTTTGTGCACCGAATCTGAAATACAGAGGGTTGGGGATATTTCTAAAGCAGACCAAAGTGACATCATACCAAGGGTTCGAGTAGCCAACGTGTGAACACCAAGGGCGAGGGATTTCAATTCTGGCTTCATACATCTAAAAGAAGGACAGATAAGTCAACATTCGATAGGTTTAAAACCTCTCAAGAGGCGCAGACCGATGGGAGATTGCAGTTCAGCGTCCTGGCCAGCGGGGGGGGGCGACTGACCTGATGAGCAGCACGAAGCCGGGCGTTCCTCCCAGCGAGATGATGAAGGAGCTGAGCACAGCGAGAGCCAGGAAGTAGGGGAACACTTTGTCACAGTTGTCCCTGTGGAGACAGTGTCCCAGAGCTGCCGTCAGGTTTGCTGTGTGAGAGCCTGCAGACGCCACACATCTGCACTGGTCGAAAACCTGGTGGGCGACACGGCGAGATCAACACACGAGGCTAGCAAAAACACCAGCTCTGTCACTTTTCATACAGCTCATCACAACCTTGTGGGATGTGTCAAAAAGCATGTTAAATTAAAGCACCATCGACCTAGACAGAatatgaggttgtgtgtgtgtgtgtgtgtgtgtgtgtgtgtgtgtctctgcacacATCAGCATAACAGCCATAGCGAGAGCCAGGTGAGCCAGGTGTCACCAGCTGACCGTGGTTTTGCCGGAGCCAGAAGACGATgagcagccagccagacagggtGACACATAGGTGATGCCGTTTTCACCACAAACGGGGTCCCAATCCTTCCCGGAACACAGACAGCCGGAGTTACACTCCGAGAACTGAGAGCTCTCGTGGTAGGACAAGCTCTCCACCCTGggcgtggagggagggagagaaagggagagagaaataaagagagagaaagggagagagaaatacagagagagaaaaagagagataatgagagaaAGGGCACATGCATGTTAACATGAAATAATAATGAATCAAAGCAAAGGTTGACATTACAAATATATAGACATCTATCTGAAAAAGTGTTGATGAGATACAGACTGTATCTTTTCACTGTAAAATGCATTGGTCCGAAATGTTGTTCCTGCAGTCCCAGGAACAACATATAAACCATTCACTGGCTGGCGTGTTCTATGGGAACTGCTTTCTAGAGGGGCTCTATAAATAGACCTTTCCAATTAGACATGAGGGAAGAACATGACATTTGCATACagtcaggagaggaggagaggaggaaaggaaaaggaggagaagaagagaggaggaggaaaggaggagaggaagagaggaggagaggaggacaggaagagaggaggagaggaggaggaggagaggaagagaggaggagaggaggaggaggagaggaggaggagaggaggacaggaagaggaggagaggaagagaggaggagaagaggaggaggagaggaagagaggagaagaagaggagaggaagaggagatgaggaggagaggaagagaggaggagaggaagaggggaggagaggaagagaggaggaggaggaggggaagagaggaagagaggaggagaggaagagaggagcaggagaggaggaggagaggaggaggacaggaggaggaggagaggaagagaggaggagaagaggaggaggagaggaagagaggaagagaggaggagaagaagaggaggagaggaagaggagatgaggaggagaggaagagaggaggaggagaggaggaggaggaggaggaggaggaggggatgagaggaggagaggaagatgaggaggaggaggagaggatgagaggaggagaggaagatgaggaggggaggatgaaaggataagaggaggagaggattgcGTACCCGGTGTAAGACACAGTGATTCCTGCCACCTTGGCGTTCTCACAGCCCAGGGTGAAGAAGAAGAGGGACAGGAAGTACCCCAACAGGGAGGTCCCAAAGGCAAACTTGGCCGCTCCCATGATGCCCAGCTTGAACTTCTTCATGATCACACCCCCAGAGAACATCCCCAGAGCAACGGCGGGGATGTTGATCATGCCTGCCAACCGACCAATCAGGACAGGGTTAGACACGTCACGGGGAGGGACCAATTGCTCTTCGGGAAAGGCATCAAAGTCGGCGTGGCTCATTCATATCAAAGTGGCTTGATCCATATTTTATGTGAAGTGGTCATGTCATGAGATGAAAATGTCTTTTGATGCTTGAAAGGATGGGGAGATATAGgatgtgtttctgaaaaccccTCGCTCCCTCACTCCACTACTGCACCAACTCATttagaagggggaagggggagaggggggaggaggagggggggaggtcaaGTTACAGAAGCATCAGCCCACTGTTTTAAACAGTATCTTTTAACATGGCAACATGGTCACTTAATGTCTCTTTTATAAATTATACTTTCACATTCATTGTGTGTCTCATGTCACAGTGACTGCAGTAATTGCGGGGAAATCACAGGCATCAATGGTGCAGCTGTCATTAGTAGGAAAACTACTAAGACATGAATAATAGATAAAAGATGAATCATGAAACTCTCAATTTACAATCCAAGTTTcgtaaaaggaaaaaaagaaaaaaaagtatatattaAAAATTAAAcgatttaaaaaataatttcaACACAACTTTCAACAGCACATTCTGGTACgtaacacaaaacaaacagacacgaCTCACCCATGAGAAAGTTTGCCTTCGAGGCAGACTGGCCGTAATGTTGCTCGATGTACTTGGGTTTATAGGTTACCATGCCAATGAGCGAGTTGAATTGTATAATGGTCACGCACAGATAAATGCCGTATAACGGATTTCCTAGAAGAGTTTTCAACGTTGGAATGAATTCTGTGGGAGGAAATAAAACAGAATTatgtaaatacatttacttCCATATATAAAGGTCTTGCACTGATATAGTCCTTTATTGACACTATGCATACCTGATGTATTGTGTGATATAGTATACATTATTTAGCaaatgctttcatccaaagcaacaacCTCTTGATCCAGAGTCAAGTGCTCtatccactgagctataccctcccaACCATCAAACTATTCCATCACTATTTCATACAATATCAGTCAATACTGTAACATATCAATACTGTAAGATATACTGTGGCACTAACAGTATAGTACCCGTGTGCGCTACCTTTGGCCATCACATGGAAGTTGGCAGGTTCCTCTGGCCTGAACTTGTGCTGCATGGTGGGGGAGTCCCTGATGAACCTGGCCTGCTCTGGGGTGCAGCTGGCATCGTGCTTCTCAAGGGGCATGGGCAGAGACTTGGGCAGGAACCAGAAGGGCACGGCGGACATGAGGGTGATGGCCCCGGCGATGAGGTAGCCCAGCCACCAAGCGCCGACCCACCGGGCGTCGCTAGGGGTGATGGTGACACTCTCtgtagaagggggggggggggggggggggggggataaaacAACTGAGAAAcagcacctctctcctcccctatccCAACATATACACTATTACCATATATACATAAAACATGCACATATAACTATATACTACTATGCAGTGCTGTGGAGTAGAGAGTCTTGTGATGTTACATCATTATTATAATCCTACAGCTGTAGCAGTTACGTAAGGCTGGACGACAGGCTGCCTCTAAAGTCACTCACCCATGTCCACATATCCAACGTCCACATAGATCTTCGCACACAGAGAACCCAGTAAGTATCCAAAGACCGGCCCGATGATTGAGATGGTCTGGACACAGCCTATAACAGAGACACGTGTCACATGCATTTATGTTCCCTCTGAATATCCATGCCAAACATCTGCCGGGCCATGTAAAAGCTGACCTAGTTGCgatgagaggaaaaaaaagggcTTTGAGCATGAATGCGCATgaataagggagtcagatggctgagcggtgagggagtcggctAGTaacctgaaggttgccagttcgattcccggccgtgccaaatgacattgtgtccttgggcaaggcacttcaccctacttgcctcggggggaatgtccctgtacttactgtaagtcgctctggataagagtgtctgctaaatgactaaatgtaaatgtaaatgaatgccAAGGAAAGAGGCCTGGTTACGTTTAAGTGGAACATACCGAATGTGGCTGTTAAGTGTATGAGGGCTCTGAATCTGTCCTACGATGTACAACACATGATGCACACAtctcacaccatcacacacaagaTGACagcttaaataaaaaataaataaaaaataccaATATAGAGAGCTGCGTTTTCAGATTGTGCGTAATCATCGATGTAGGAGATTCCCAGTGGCTGTACTGGTGTCTCTCCTATTCCACGTAAGACGTTCCCCAGAAACACATAGACCCACATGGATACACTGGACTCCCTCTcgcagcctggaggacacacaaccACATCCAAAGATCGGCGTTATCAAAACAACATGATGAAATTGCCTACTGTTCAAATCAAAGACACTTTTAGACAGACTAGGAGGAGGCCGActgtggatgtggtgtggatgtggatgtgtgtggatgtggtgtggatgtgtgggtgtgtggtgtggatgtgtgtggatatgtgtgggtgtgtggatgtgtgtgggtgtgtgtgggtgggtgggtgtggatgtgtgtgggtgtgtgtgtgtggatgtgtgggggtgtgtggatgtgtgttgatgtggtgtggatgtctgtggatgtgtgtgtgtgtggatgtggtgtggatgtgtgtggatgtggtgtggatgtgtgtggatgtgtgggggtgtgtggatgtgtgttgatgtggtgtggatgtccgtggatgtgtgtgtgtgtggatgtggtgtggatgtgtgtggatgtggtgtggatgtgcaTGCTACTGACAGAGCTGTGTAGGGTGCTGTTCCCAGGTCTCACCTGTAGCAGGCAGTATAGAAGGCATGTCACCTGCTCGCCCAGACTCAGGTGAGCTTGCTGGACATGGAGAGAGGTTATTGGTTGAATTCACTGACGATCTAACTGATGTTTCGAATTTATAGCTGTGTACAAAATACCAAGGTGACTGTTAAgcaaggggaaggaggaagttTCGGGTATTATTAGATTCTTAGATTACACAAAATGATCAACTAATGTAAAGACACAAGCAATGTAAGCAATAACAGCCATGCACATCATAACCACCATGTAGATTAGATGTGTTGCTACATAAAGCGAACATCCTAACTGTTAATGGAACATCATCGTGTTCTTTTTGTTGGCCGTTTTGCAAAGTTCCAGTAGACTCACCGTCCAATGATAAAATGAGGCATGGCGATTAAGAAAGTCCCCAAAGACATAAGGACACACCCTATGGCGATGATCTTTGGCCTGTGGAGCTTTGCGCCAAAGTAACTCACGAAGGCTATGACCAGCAGGTTACCTGAGAAAGCATGGacaagagaggggggcggggataCAAGGACCACAGCTTTATTAGAGTTAAGACTTTCTACTAGCAGAGCTAGGAGCACAGTGTTTTTAGCCATGGGTCCGTCACCCGAGGGAAACTGCCCTCGGGCTCAGCTCATGTGCTGTGCCAGAGGTAACTGTGTGTGGCGAGTCTCAACAAACACCGGTTCCTAACGGGTGCTGACTTGTGGACTTCTTAGCTGGATCTCCTGCGTCCCCATGGAAACGATGCcattggaaaaaaaacacatccatACTGTCATCTATGGCTTGTGATGTTGTCTATTGACAGGGTTGA of Osmerus mordax isolate fOsmMor3 chromosome 4, fOsmMor3.pri, whole genome shotgun sequence contains these proteins:
- the slco1c1 gene encoding solute carrier organic anion transporter family member 1C1, coding for MFLAALSFAYFSKALSGSYMKSTITQLERRFDIPSYLIGVIDGSFEIGNLLVIAFVSYFGAKLHRPKIIAIGCVLMSLGTFLIAMPHFIIGRYKFETSVRSSVNSTNNLSPCPASSPESGRAGDMPSILPATGCERESSVSMWVYVFLGNVLRGIGETPVQPLGISYIDDYAQSENAALYIGCVQTISIIGPVFGYLLGSLCAKIYVDVGYVDMESVTITPSDARWVGAWWLGYLIAGAITLMSAVPFWFLPKSLPMPLEKHDASCTPEQARFIRDSPTMQHKFRPEEPANFHVMAKEFIPTLKTLLGNPLYGIYLCVTIIQFNSLIGMVTYKPKYIEQHYGQSASKANFLMGMINIPAVALGMFSGGVIMKKFKLGIMGAAKFAFGTSLLGYFLSLFFFTLGCENAKVAGITVSYTGVESLSYHESSQFSECNSGCLCSGKDWDPVCGENGITYVSPCLAGCSSSSGSGKTTVFDQCRCVASAGSHTANLTAALGHCLHRDNCDKVFPYFLALAVLSSFIISLGGTPGFVLLIRCMKPELKSLALGVHTLATRTLAGIPAPIYFGAIIDTTCLKWGYKRCGGRGACRIYNTTAYRILYLGLTLGLRTLSFFLCILGFSLLKRHIKEEEKKSLANGNRESELLRKEESNSIHCEQFLRVLDFNPDRETRL